A genome region from Dickeya chrysanthemi NCPPB 402 includes the following:
- the rpe gene encoding ribulose-phosphate 3-epimerase: MKPFLIAPSILSADFARLGEDTARALAAGADVVHFDVMDNHYVPNLTIGPLVLKSLRNYGITAPVDVHLMVKPVDRLIPDFAEAGASFITFHPEASEHVDRTLQLIKDHGCKAGLVFNPATSLSYLDYVMDKLDIILLMSVNPGFGGQSFIPSTLDKLRQVRRRIDESGYDIRLEVDGGVKVDNIAQIAAAGADMFVAGSAIFGQPDYRAVIDRMRQELKAVRHD, translated from the coding sequence ATGAAACCGTTTTTAATCGCCCCGTCTATTTTGTCGGCTGACTTTGCCCGTCTTGGCGAGGACACCGCGCGCGCGCTGGCTGCCGGGGCGGATGTCGTTCACTTTGATGTGATGGATAACCACTACGTTCCCAATCTGACGATTGGCCCGCTGGTGCTGAAATCCTTACGCAATTACGGCATCACCGCGCCGGTGGATGTGCATCTGATGGTCAAACCGGTGGACAGACTGATACCTGATTTTGCCGAAGCGGGAGCCAGCTTCATTACGTTTCATCCCGAGGCATCCGAGCATGTCGACCGTACGTTGCAACTGATCAAGGATCATGGTTGTAAAGCCGGACTGGTGTTTAACCCCGCTACATCGTTGAGTTATCTTGATTATGTGATGGATAAGCTGGATATCATTCTGCTGATGTCGGTGAATCCGGGCTTTGGCGGCCAGTCGTTTATTCCATCAACGCTGGATAAGCTACGTCAGGTGCGTCGGCGGATTGATGAAAGCGGTTATGACATCCGCCTTGAAGTGGATGGCGGCGTCAAAGTGGATAACATCGCCCAGATTGCGGCTGCCGGCGCCGACATGTTCGTGGCCGGTTCGGCAATTTTCGGCCAGCCGGATTATCGTGCGGTGATTGACCGTATGCGGCAGGAACTGAAGGCGGTGCGTCATGACTGA
- a CDS encoding HAD family hydrolase produces PTDRQIQDARTLFDKYYARTVDSGSLLFPEVQDTLDELAGRGFRMAVVTNKPTPFVAPLLDMLGIGRYFSLILGGDDVTEKKPHPAPLYMVLGKLGLRVNELLFVGDSRNDIQAARAAGCPCVGMTYGYNYGEAIALSHPDVVLDRFADLLTLDGLSFLNDQEA; encoded by the coding sequence AGCCGACGGACAGGCAGATTCAGGACGCCCGAACGCTGTTCGATAAGTATTATGCCCGCACGGTAGACAGCGGCAGTCTGTTGTTCCCAGAGGTGCAGGACACACTGGACGAACTGGCCGGACGCGGCTTTCGTATGGCGGTGGTCACCAATAAACCGACGCCGTTTGTCGCGCCGCTGCTGGATATGCTGGGGATTGGGCGCTATTTCTCGCTGATTTTGGGCGGCGATGACGTCACCGAGAAAAAACCGCATCCGGCGCCGTTATATATGGTGCTGGGTAAGTTGGGTCTGCGGGTGAACGAATTGCTGTTTGTCGGCGACTCGCGTAATGATATACAGGCAGCCCGCGCCGCCGGATGCCCTTGCGTCGGTATGACGTACGGTTATAACTATGGCGAGGCGATCGCCCTGAGTCACCCTGACGTGGTGCTGGATCGCTTTGCGGATTTATTGACCCTTGATGGGTTATCCTTTTTAAACGATCAGGAAGCATGA
- the trpS gene encoding tryptophan--tRNA ligase, with protein MSKPIVFSGAQPSGELTIGNYMGALRQWVNMQDDFHCIYCIVDQHAITVRQDPQQLRKATLDTLALYLACGIDPQKSTIFVQSHVPEHAQLSWLLNCYTYFGELSRMTQFKDKSARYEENINAGLFDYPVLMAADILLYQTNQVPVGEDQKQHLELSRDIAQRFNAIYGDVFRVPEPFIPKSGARVMSLLEPTKKMSKSDDNRNNVIGLLEDTKSVVKKIKRAVTDSDEPPVVRYDQQNKAGVSNLLDILSGVTGKSIPDLEKEFEGQMYGHLKGAVADAVSGMLSELQARYHRFRDDEAFLQQVMRDGAQKASARAQETLRKVYDVVGFVARP; from the coding sequence ATGAGTAAGCCCATTGTATTTAGCGGCGCACAGCCGTCAGGCGAGTTGACCATTGGTAACTACATGGGTGCGTTACGTCAGTGGGTCAATATGCAGGATGATTTTCACTGCATCTATTGTATCGTCGATCAGCACGCGATCACCGTACGTCAGGATCCGCAGCAATTACGCAAGGCGACGCTGGATACGCTGGCGCTTTATCTGGCCTGTGGCATCGACCCGCAAAAGAGCACGATTTTCGTTCAGTCGCATGTGCCGGAACACGCACAGTTGAGCTGGCTGCTGAACTGCTACACCTATTTTGGTGAGCTGAGTCGCATGACCCAATTCAAGGACAAGTCCGCCCGTTATGAGGAAAACATCAACGCCGGGCTGTTCGACTATCCGGTCCTGATGGCGGCCGATATCCTGCTGTATCAAACCAATCAGGTGCCGGTGGGTGAAGATCAGAAACAGCATCTGGAACTCAGCCGGGATATCGCCCAGCGCTTCAACGCGATTTACGGCGACGTTTTCCGCGTGCCGGAGCCGTTTATTCCTAAATCCGGCGCACGGGTGATGTCCCTGCTGGAGCCCACCAAAAAGATGTCCAAGTCGGATGATAACCGTAATAACGTCATCGGGTTGCTGGAAGACACGAAATCGGTGGTGAAGAAGATCAAACGTGCCGTAACCGATTCCGACGAGCCGCCGGTGGTACGCTACGATCAGCAAAACAAGGCGGGGGTTTCCAACCTGTTGGATATTCTCTCTGGGGTGACGGGGAAATCCATCCCCGACCTGGAGAAAGAGTTTGAAGGGCAGATGTATGGGCATCTGAAAGGCGCGGTAGCCGATGCCGTATCCGGTATGTTGAGCGAGTTGCAGGCGCGTTATCACCGCTTCCGTGATGATGAAGCTTTCCTGCAGCAGGTGATGCGCGATGGCGCGCAAAAAGCCAGCGCGCGTGCGCAGGAAACGCTGCGTAAGGTGTATGACGTGGTGGGATTTGTCGCACGTCCGTAA
- the ppiA gene encoding peptidylprolyl isomerase A, with product MSKRILAAVVTVFSLTAFSPAFAATTTSTHVLLTTSAGNIELALDDQKAPVSVKNFVDYVNSGFYNGTIFHRVIPGFMVQGGGFSSDMKQKPTNPPIKNEADNGLRNLRGTISMARTSEKDSATSQFFINVADNAFLDHGQRDFGYAVFGKVVKGMEVADKISQVQTENVGPYQNVPSKPIVIQSVKIIKK from the coding sequence ATGTCAAAACGTATACTGGCAGCGGTAGTCACTGTATTTTCTCTGACCGCTTTTTCACCGGCTTTTGCCGCTACTACCACGTCCACCCATGTGCTGCTGACAACCTCTGCGGGCAACATCGAACTGGCTCTGGATGATCAAAAAGCGCCGGTTTCTGTGAAAAACTTTGTTGATTACGTCAACAGTGGTTTTTACAACGGCACTATCTTCCACCGGGTGATCCCTGGGTTCATGGTTCAGGGTGGCGGTTTCAGCAGTGATATGAAACAGAAACCCACCAATCCGCCTATCAAGAATGAAGCGGACAATGGCCTGCGTAACCTGCGTGGCACCATATCCATGGCACGCACCAGCGAAAAAGACAGCGCCACCAGCCAGTTCTTTATCAATGTTGCGGACAACGCTTTTCTGGATCATGGCCAGCGTGATTTTGGCTACGCCGTCTTCGGTAAAGTGGTAAAAGGCATGGAAGTGGCTGACAAGATTTCTCAGGTTCAGACAGAAAATGTGGGGCCGTACCAGAATGTGCCTTCTAAACCGATTGTGATTCAGTCAGTGAAGATTATTAAGAAATAA
- the pelZ gene encoding pectate lyase PelZ has translation MKHTLLFTLLFSTSVLTAQAASTAAPDLKGFGTETVAGSGGKVIRVTTLASSGAGSLREALATKGPRIIVFEVGGIIDLNEQDIRLAEPYVTIAGQTAPSPGITLVKGGMSISTHDVLMQHIRFRIGDNGHAKKSGFEKDVSLTGPNAYNVVVDHCSFAWGTDENLSVSGPRYDGQSGTAHNVTFSNNIIAEGLYDSSHSKGIHSMGTLVHDNVTNAAIIGNLYAHNNERNPWFKGATTGVVVNNLIYNPGIWGIRIGAIQSEWEGRSLPVNAKVAIAGNVMYHGANTKSGLSLVGSNTTGGDVWMSDNLAFDKAGKAVAQTSGTGINLLKSAPVWPTGLTAISASSVANQVTQHAGARPKDRDTVDKRIVNDFQKRSGTFVNSQSEVGGYPTATATKRALTIPSTNVDTWLQQMAKELE, from the coding sequence ATGAAACACACCCTGTTATTCACATTATTATTCAGTACCAGCGTCCTGACCGCTCAGGCCGCCAGTACTGCCGCCCCTGACCTGAAAGGATTCGGCACCGAAACGGTGGCCGGCAGCGGCGGCAAAGTTATTCGCGTCACCACACTGGCATCCAGCGGCGCCGGCTCGCTGCGCGAAGCGCTGGCTACCAAAGGCCCGCGTATTATCGTGTTTGAAGTGGGCGGTATTATTGACCTCAACGAGCAAGACATCCGGCTCGCCGAACCCTACGTCACCATTGCCGGGCAAACAGCGCCATCGCCAGGTATCACCCTGGTTAAGGGCGGTATGTCGATCTCCACCCATGACGTCCTGATGCAGCATATCCGTTTCCGCATCGGCGATAACGGCCACGCCAAAAAGAGCGGCTTTGAAAAAGACGTGTCGCTCACCGGGCCGAATGCCTACAACGTGGTGGTGGACCATTGCAGCTTTGCCTGGGGCACCGATGAAAACCTGTCGGTTTCCGGCCCGCGTTACGACGGCCAGTCCGGCACCGCGCATAACGTCACCTTCTCCAACAACATCATTGCAGAAGGTCTGTACGACTCCAGCCACTCTAAAGGCATTCACTCGATGGGCACGCTGGTCCACGATAACGTGACCAACGCGGCAATCATCGGCAACCTGTACGCCCACAACAACGAACGCAACCCATGGTTCAAGGGCGCGACCACCGGCGTTGTCGTCAACAACCTGATCTACAACCCAGGTATTTGGGGCATTCGTATTGGCGCAATTCAGAGCGAATGGGAAGGTCGTTCTCTGCCGGTTAACGCCAAAGTGGCGATCGCCGGTAACGTGATGTATCACGGTGCCAACACCAAATCCGGCCTGTCGCTGGTTGGCAGCAATACCACCGGCGGCGATGTCTGGATGAGCGATAACCTGGCCTTCGACAAAGCAGGCAAAGCCGTGGCTCAAACCTCCGGCACGGGCATTAACCTGCTGAAATCGGCGCCGGTGTGGCCCACCGGGTTGACTGCGATCAGCGCCTCGTCGGTAGCCAATCAGGTAACACAACATGCCGGCGCTCGTCCGAAAGACCGCGACACGGTGGATAAACGCATCGTTAACGACTTCCAGAAACGCAGCGGCACATTCGTCAACAGCCAGAGCGAAGTGGGAGGGTATCCGACCGCCACCGCCACCAAACGCGCGCTGACGATCCCGAGCACGAATGTGGATACCTGGTTGCAGCAAATGGCTAAAGAGCTGGAATAA
- the pelB gene encoding pectate lyase PelB: protein MKSLITPIAAGLLLAFSQYSLAADTGGYTKTDGGDVSGAVKKTASSMQDIVNIIEAAKVDANGKKVKGGAYPLVITYTGNEDSLINAAAANICGQWSKDARGVEIKDFTKGLTIIGANGSSANFGIWIVNSSDIVVRNMRIGYLPGGAQDGDMFRIDNSPNVWLDHNELFAANHECDGTKDGDTTFESAIDIKKGATYVTISYNYIHGVKKVGLSGFSSSDTAERNITYHHNIYSDVNARLPLQRGGNVHAYNNLYTGITSSGLNVRQNGKALIENNWFENAVSPVTSRYDGSNFGTWVLKGNNITKPADFATYNITWTPDTKEYRNADTWTSTGTYPTVPYSYSPVSAQCVKDKLANYAGVGKNLATLASSACK, encoded by the coding sequence ATGAAATCACTCATTACTCCGATTGCCGCCGGCCTGCTGTTGGCATTCAGTCAATACAGCCTGGCCGCGGATACCGGCGGTTATACCAAAACGGACGGTGGTGACGTCTCCGGCGCCGTGAAGAAAACGGCCAGCTCAATGCAGGACATCGTCAATATCATTGAAGCCGCTAAAGTCGACGCTAACGGCAAAAAAGTGAAAGGCGGGGCTTATCCGCTGGTGATCACCTATACCGGCAACGAAGACAGCCTGATTAATGCCGCCGCCGCCAATATCTGCGGCCAGTGGAGCAAAGATGCCCGTGGCGTGGAAATCAAAGATTTCACCAAAGGGCTCACCATTATCGGTGCCAACGGTTCTTCCGCTAACTTCGGTATCTGGATCGTCAACTCTTCCGACATCGTGGTACGCAACATGCGTATCGGCTACCTGCCGGGCGGGGCTCAGGACGGCGATATGTTCCGTATCGACAACTCGCCGAACGTCTGGCTGGATCATAACGAACTGTTTGCCGCTAACCACGAGTGCGACGGTACTAAAGATGGCGACACCACCTTCGAATCCGCGATCGATATCAAAAAAGGCGCGACTTACGTCACCATCTCTTACAACTACATCCACGGCGTGAAGAAAGTCGGCCTGTCTGGTTTCAGCTCCTCCGACACGGCTGAACGCAACATCACCTATCACCACAACATCTACAGCGACGTCAATGCTCGTCTGCCGTTGCAGCGCGGTGGTAACGTCCATGCCTACAACAACCTGTACACCGGTATCACCAGTTCCGGCCTGAACGTCCGTCAGAACGGCAAGGCGCTGATCGAAAACAACTGGTTCGAAAACGCGGTGAGCCCGGTCACCTCCCGCTATGACGGCAGCAACTTCGGCACCTGGGTGCTGAAAGGCAACAACATCACCAAACCGGCTGATTTCGCCACCTACAACATCACCTGGACGCCGGATACAAAAGAGTACCGCAACGCTGACACCTGGACCTCCACTGGCACCTACCCGACCGTGCCTTATAGCTACAGCCCGGTTAGCGCACAGTGCGTGAAAGACAAACTGGCCAACTACGCCGGTGTAGGCAAAAACCTGGCCACGCTGGCCAGCTCAGCCTGTAAATAA
- the pelC gene encoding pectate lyase PelC has translation MKSLITPITAGLLLALSQPLLAATDTGGYAATAGGNVTGAVSKTATSMQDIVNIIDAARLDANGKKVKGGAYPLVITYTGNEDSLINAAAANICGQWSKDPRGVEIKEFTKGITIIGANGSSANFGIWIKKSSDVVVQNMRIGYLPGGAKDGDMIRVDDSPNVWVDHNELFAANHECDGTPDNDTTFESAVDIKGASNTVTVSYNYIHGVKKVGLDGSSSSDTGRNITYHHNYYNDVNARLPLQRGGLVHAYNNLYTNITGSGLNVRQNGQALIENNWFEKAINPVTSRYDGKNFGTWVLKGNNITKPADFSTYSITWTADTKPYVNADSWTSTGTFPTVAYNYSPVSAQCVKDKLPGYAGVGKNLATLTSTACK, from the coding sequence ATGAAATCACTCATTACCCCAATTACCGCTGGACTGTTACTGGCGCTCAGCCAACCTTTGCTGGCCGCTACCGATACCGGTGGCTACGCCGCTACTGCAGGGGGCAACGTGACGGGTGCCGTCAGCAAGACCGCAACCTCGATGCAGGATATCGTCAATATCATCGACGCCGCACGTCTGGATGCCAACGGCAAAAAAGTGAAAGGCGGCGCCTATCCGCTGGTAATCACCTATACCGGTAACGAAGACTCGTTGATCAACGCCGCTGCCGCCAATATCTGCGGCCAGTGGAGCAAAGACCCGCGTGGCGTAGAAATCAAAGAGTTCACCAAAGGCATCACCATCATTGGCGCCAACGGTTCTTCCGCCAACTTCGGCATCTGGATTAAGAAATCCTCCGATGTGGTGGTACAGAACATGCGTATCGGCTACCTGCCGGGCGGCGCTAAAGATGGCGACATGATCCGCGTCGACGATTCGCCGAATGTCTGGGTTGACCATAACGAATTGTTCGCCGCCAACCATGAGTGCGACGGCACACCGGACAACGACACCACCTTTGAATCCGCCGTTGATATCAAGGGCGCGTCGAACACCGTCACCGTCTCCTACAACTACATCCACGGTGTGAAAAAAGTGGGTCTGGATGGTTCCAGCAGCAGTGATACCGGCCGCAATATTACCTATCACCATAACTACTACAACGACGTTAACGCCCGTCTGCCGTTGCAACGTGGTGGTCTGGTTCACGCTTACAACAACCTGTACACCAACATCACCGGTTCCGGCCTGAACGTGCGCCAGAACGGCCAGGCACTGATCGAAAACAACTGGTTCGAGAAGGCGATAAACCCGGTAACGTCCCGTTATGACGGCAAAAACTTCGGTACCTGGGTGCTGAAAGGCAACAACATCACCAAACCGGCCGACTTCTCTACCTACAGCATCACCTGGACGGCCGACACCAAGCCTTATGTGAATGCCGACAGCTGGACCTCCACCGGCACCTTCCCGACCGTGGCCTACAACTACAGCCCGGTCAGCGCACAATGCGTGAAGGACAAACTGCCTGGCTATGCCGGCGTGGGTAAAAATCTGGCCACGCTGACCAGCACAGCCTGTAAATAA
- a CDS encoding pyridoxal-dependent decarboxylase produces MQPVDELTILAEGLHDVVRRRILRTYIAHMEEQRRHFAGFQTNQQGEFDAGLRPLLGMNLLNLGDSMEPGAYQVNSKRFERAVLDYYARLWRLPSPYWGYLTAMGSTEGNLFALWNARDFLCGAPTTQWPAAAGVRYAPVVLYSERSHYSLAKACRVLQLATPAEAGPSLGRCPINAGVWPRALPCDDAGRVDVESLLQLATFFYRYRRPVIICLTSGTTFSGACDDWRQITAQLQRRLPPNTPQQRSYWLHVDGALSSNYLPFWPEPEGCRLAIDAQAASLHSICASPYKWLSMPWPCGVVMLSEPYRTVALSRPTYIGSGDATLSGSRPGLSAVVLWNQLCRFGEQGQQDMLRRCHEIQRYAYQRLRYLFERLDPERERLFLQPLLSGSLIVQFSAPHQSIIDRFSLSSDQLRVQGKPMLFCHLVVLPHCHRALVDNLLWTLAQPGAFPTEKEA; encoded by the coding sequence ATGCAACCGGTTGATGAGCTGACGATTTTGGCCGAAGGGCTGCACGATGTGGTACGAAGGCGAATCTTGCGCACTTATATCGCACACATGGAGGAACAACGGCGGCATTTTGCCGGTTTTCAAACCAATCAGCAGGGGGAGTTCGACGCCGGGCTGCGCCCGCTGCTGGGGATGAACCTGTTAAACCTAGGAGACAGCATGGAACCCGGCGCTTATCAGGTGAACAGCAAGCGTTTTGAACGAGCAGTGCTGGATTATTACGCCAGGTTGTGGCGCCTGCCGTCGCCATACTGGGGATACCTGACGGCGATGGGGTCGACCGAAGGCAATCTGTTTGCGCTGTGGAATGCGCGCGATTTTCTGTGCGGAGCGCCCACCACGCAGTGGCCGGCCGCCGCAGGCGTACGCTACGCGCCGGTGGTACTGTATTCCGAACGCAGCCACTATTCGCTGGCCAAGGCGTGCCGGGTATTGCAATTGGCAACCCCCGCCGAGGCGGGCCCCTCGCTGGGGCGTTGCCCGATCAACGCCGGGGTATGGCCGCGGGCGTTGCCTTGCGATGATGCCGGTCGTGTGGATGTGGAGAGCTTGCTGCAACTGGCGACGTTTTTTTATCGCTACCGACGGCCGGTGATTATTTGCCTCACCAGCGGGACCACGTTTAGCGGCGCCTGTGACGACTGGCGGCAGATTACGGCGCAATTGCAGCGGCGGTTGCCGCCGAATACGCCGCAACAACGTAGCTATTGGCTGCATGTCGATGGTGCGTTGTCGTCCAACTATCTGCCGTTTTGGCCGGAACCGGAAGGGTGCCGACTGGCGATTGATGCACAGGCGGCATCGCTGCATTCCATTTGCGCCAGTCCGTATAAATGGCTGAGTATGCCGTGGCCGTGCGGCGTGGTGATGCTGTCCGAGCCTTACCGCACGGTGGCGCTCAGCCGGCCGACTTATATCGGCAGCGGGGATGCCACCTTATCCGGGTCGCGTCCCGGTTTGTCTGCGGTGGTGTTGTGGAACCAACTGTGCCGCTTCGGCGAGCAGGGGCAGCAGGACATGCTCCGCCGCTGTCACGAGATACAGCGTTACGCTTACCAGCGGCTCCGCTATCTGTTTGAGCGGCTTGACCCCGAACGGGAGCGATTGTTTCTGCAACCGCTACTCAGCGGTTCGCTGATAGTGCAGTTCAGCGCGCCGCATCAATCGATTATCGATCGTTTCTCATTATCCAGCGACCAACTGAGGGTGCAGGGAAAGCCCATGCTTTTCTGCCATCTGGTGGTGTTGCCGCATTGCCATCGGGCGCTGGTGGATAACCTGT